The following proteins come from a genomic window of Ferrovibrio sp. MS7:
- a CDS encoding glycosyltransferase family 2 protein, producing the protein MSADSQPNRQAFQENRRIMPSTMSPALVSIVVSFRNEEKNIPLLVARVTKVFEPLPEDFEIIFVNDVSSDRSLAVLQELHARDSRVKVVNMSRRFGVSECALAGMEHARGAAVIYLDCDLQDPPELIPTLLAQWHAGSKVVHTVRERRLGESALKLFVTRMGYRAIQLGSNIKLPMDCGDYKLLDRVVVDRLLTLRENDPYLRGLVIWIGYQQTFVSYIRDARHEGKSHFPVFSRNPWQALLGGITSFSFTPIYLIGVLSVTVLGASLLLTVVAALGMMFTDTPGYTMALFIGLGLMLWATLLLAIGTVGIYVVRTYKDVRGRPRYIVDNTVGFD; encoded by the coding sequence ATGTCAGCCGATTCGCAGCCTAACCGCCAGGCCTTCCAGGAGAACCGCCGCATCATGCCGTCCACCATGTCCCCGGCTCTGGTTTCCATCGTCGTTTCCTTCCGCAACGAGGAGAAGAACATCCCGTTGCTGGTGGCCCGGGTCACCAAGGTATTCGAGCCATTGCCCGAGGATTTTGAAATCATCTTCGTCAACGATGTCTCATCCGACCGGTCACTGGCGGTGCTGCAGGAGTTGCATGCCCGCGATAGCCGGGTAAAGGTGGTGAACATGTCACGGCGTTTTGGCGTTTCCGAATGCGCCCTGGCCGGCATGGAGCATGCCCGCGGCGCCGCCGTCATCTACCTCGATTGCGACCTGCAGGATCCGCCGGAGCTGATCCCCACGCTGCTTGCGCAATGGCATGCCGGCTCCAAGGTGGTGCATACCGTGCGCGAACGCCGCCTGGGCGAAAGCGCGCTCAAGCTGTTTGTGACACGGATGGGCTATCGCGCCATCCAGCTCGGCAGCAACATCAAGCTACCTATGGATTGCGGCGACTACAAACTGCTCGACCGCGTGGTGGTAGACCGCCTGCTGACCCTACGCGAGAACGATCCCTACCTGCGCGGCCTAGTGATCTGGATCGGCTACCAGCAGACCTTCGTGTCGTATATCCGCGACGCGCGGCACGAGGGCAAATCGCATTTCCCGGTGTTCAGCCGCAATCCCTGGCAGGCACTGCTCGGCGGCATCACGTCCTTCTCCTTCACGCCGATCTATCTGATCGGCGTGCTTTCAGTGACAGTGCTTGGCGCCTCGCTGCTGCTTACGGTCGTCGCCGCTCTGGGCATGATGTTTACCGATACGCCAGGCTACACAATGGCGCTGTTCATCGGCCTTGGCCTGATGCTGTGGGCCACTTTGCTACTGGCGATCGGCACCGTGGGGATTTATGTGGTGCGCACCTACAAGGATGTGCGTGGCCGGCCGCGCTATATCGTCGACAATACTGTCGGTTTCGACTAG
- a CDS encoding DegT/DnrJ/EryC1/StrS family aminotransferase has translation MFYELAASSWGVEEIQAMHRVIDSGFFTMGENVKKLERQFADYFGMKYGIMVNSGSSANLVSTAALFYKKHCPLQRGDEVIVPAISWATTYHPLQQYGLKLRFLDVDLHSLNMDITRLEEALTPRTRAIVAVSILGNPAELDVLRNFADKHGLYLLEDNCESMDAELNGRKTGTFGHLNTFSFFFSHHISTMEGGMILTDDVELAHLCHSIRAHGWTRDLPPDTTIYERKGSDFYEAYNFILPGYNVRPLELSGAIGLEQIKKLPAMTAQRRKNWALFQELFGTDERFIIQREHGKSSAFSFTLILNPALKVDRERAFAALRDADIGYRIITGGNFLRHSVMKYYEYEIVGDVKNADLAHDHGFFVGNHPQDLTPQLERLRNALHNFV, from the coding sequence ATGTTCTACGAATTGGCCGCGTCTTCCTGGGGTGTTGAGGAAATCCAGGCGATGCACCGCGTCATCGACAGCGGTTTCTTCACCATGGGTGAAAACGTCAAGAAGCTGGAGCGCCAGTTCGCCGACTATTTTGGCATGAAGTATGGTATAATGGTGAATTCCGGCTCTTCGGCCAATCTGGTGTCCACCGCGGCGCTGTTCTACAAGAAGCATTGCCCACTGCAGCGTGGCGACGAAGTGATTGTGCCGGCCATCTCCTGGGCCACCACTTACCACCCGCTGCAGCAATACGGCCTCAAGCTGCGCTTTCTTGATGTTGACCTGCACTCGCTCAACATGGATATAACCCGCCTCGAAGAGGCGCTGACTCCGCGTACCCGCGCCATTGTGGCGGTGAGCATCCTTGGTAACCCGGCCGAGCTCGACGTGCTACGCAACTTCGCCGACAAGCATGGCCTCTACTTGTTGGAAGACAATTGCGAGTCGATGGATGCGGAACTGAATGGCCGCAAGACCGGCACATTCGGCCACCTCAACACCTTCAGCTTTTTCTTCTCCCACCATATTTCCACCATGGAAGGTGGGATGATCCTGACCGACGATGTGGAATTGGCGCATCTCTGCCACTCTATTCGTGCCCATGGCTGGACGCGCGATCTGCCTCCTGACACCACCATCTACGAGCGCAAGGGCAGCGATTTCTATGAGGCCTACAACTTTATCCTGCCGGGTTATAACGTGCGGCCATTGGAACTGTCGGGCGCCATCGGCCTTGAACAGATCAAGAAGTTGCCGGCGATGACCGCGCAGCGGCGCAAGAACTGGGCACTGTTCCAGGAGCTCTTCGGCACGGATGAACGCTTCATCATCCAGCGTGAGCACGGCAAGAGTTCGGCCTTTTCCTTCACGCTGATTCTCAATCCGGCCCTGAAGGTGGATCGCGAGCGTGCTTTCGCGGCGTTGCGCGACGCCGATATCGGCTATCGCATCATCACCGGCGGCAATTTCCTGCGCCACAGCGTAATGAAGTACTACGAATATGAGATTGTCGGCGACGTAAAGAACGCCGACCTTGCCCATGATCACGGCTTCTTTGTCGGCAATCATCCGCAAGACTTGACGCCGCAGCTCGAACGGCTGCGCAATGCCCTGCACAACTTTGTCTAA
- a CDS encoding glycosyltransferase: MTTSAAAARPRLMVIAPADYDSSVRKGVSELLQDFDEQGFFEAVHFAFPFTHHTRQHHLSDCHVVHEYGLDWFAPTRNRRWLRRLMAPLHLLRTSLALRDLARKEEINIIRSTDPCFSGLFALIVARLSGKPFCVSLHADYDKRYELDGAAGAPTLMGSRRLALLIERFVLARADRVLPIRESLSAYALRHGAKPERIRVIPHGADLSLFTTSQQELPVPRDGRAIVSFAGRLSKENYLDDILAAAAILGVARQDFRLVIAGGGAEEARLRKKVATDPVLRRCVEFTGFISRAAVAALRQESVASICTMAGFSLIEACAAGSAIVAYDVEWHSELVRDGETGFLVPEHDTAALARRIGQLLDDPAQARTFGVAARDLAVARHSLAAASANKRRHYAEWLAEAGSRPAASREHDPNRAEWYSDDQFHIQCDHAATRAVVEGRWRLFAQALRDWRGRNKPSQDRLRILDAGCGDGINLQGLQQIVLQQGLTANFLAIDYNPKRIERAGKLGIASLTIGSLTALPYPDSHFDMVLCNHVIEHIPEKAAALAELCRVLRPGGLIVVGVPNEGCLFARLRNNVLQRSILRTTDHVHFFTATSLDSALTASGVKVRLVAREGFFMPHMALGRLFGRIAIGRMAMEAMGRLLPSQSAGLIAIGERPPH; encoded by the coding sequence ATGACAACATCTGCCGCCGCAGCACGACCGCGCCTCATGGTGATTGCACCAGCCGACTATGATTCGTCGGTGCGCAAGGGCGTGTCCGAGCTGCTGCAGGATTTCGACGAGCAGGGTTTCTTCGAGGCTGTGCATTTCGCCTTTCCCTTTACCCACCACACGCGCCAGCATCACCTGAGCGACTGCCATGTGGTGCATGAGTATGGCCTCGACTGGTTTGCGCCGACGCGCAACCGGCGCTGGCTCAGGCGCCTAATGGCGCCGTTGCATCTGCTGCGCACCTCGCTGGCACTGCGAGACCTGGCACGCAAGGAAGAAATCAACATTATCCGCTCGACCGATCCCTGCTTCTCGGGGCTATTTGCCTTGATCGTTGCACGGCTTTCCGGCAAGCCGTTCTGCGTGTCGCTGCATGCCGATTACGACAAGCGCTATGAGCTGGATGGAGCCGCCGGTGCGCCTACCTTGATGGGGTCGCGCCGCCTTGCCCTGCTGATCGAGCGCTTCGTGCTGGCGCGCGCAGACCGCGTGCTGCCGATCCGTGAGAGCCTTTCGGCCTATGCCTTGCGCCATGGCGCAAAGCCCGAACGTATCCGGGTGATACCGCACGGCGCCGATCTCAGCCTGTTCACCACATCGCAGCAGGAATTGCCGGTACCACGCGATGGCCGTGCCATCGTGAGTTTTGCCGGTCGCCTGTCGAAGGAAAACTACCTGGACGACATCCTGGCTGCCGCCGCGATCCTGGGGGTGGCGCGGCAGGATTTTCGGCTGGTGATTGCCGGCGGCGGTGCCGAAGAAGCGCGGCTGCGCAAGAAAGTGGCCACCGATCCGGTGCTGCGGAGATGCGTCGAGTTTACTGGTTTCATATCGCGGGCCGCGGTTGCCGCGCTGCGCCAGGAATCCGTGGCCAGCATCTGCACCATGGCCGGTTTTAGCCTGATCGAGGCCTGCGCCGCCGGCAGCGCCATCGTGGCATATGACGTTGAGTGGCATAGCGAACTGGTGCGCGACGGCGAAACCGGCTTCCTGGTACCCGAACATGATACCGCCGCCCTGGCACGCCGCATCGGTCAATTGCTGGACGATCCGGCACAGGCCAGGACATTCGGCGTTGCCGCGCGCGACCTCGCTGTGGCTCGGCATTCGCTGGCGGCAGCCTCCGCCAACAAGCGCCGCCATTATGCCGAATGGCTAGCCGAGGCCGGCAGCAGGCCTGCTGCCTCGCGTGAGCACGATCCCAATCGTGCCGAGTGGTATAGCGACGATCAGTTCCACATACAGTGCGACCATGCGGCAACCAGGGCCGTAGTTGAGGGCCGCTGGCGGCTGTTTGCCCAGGCGCTGCGAGACTGGCGCGGCCGCAACAAACCATCTCAGGACAGGCTGCGCATCCTCGACGCCGGCTGTGGCGACGGCATCAACCTGCAGGGCCTGCAACAGATCGTGCTGCAGCAAGGCCTCACGGCGAATTTCCTCGCCATTGACTATAATCCGAAGCGTATTGAGCGGGCCGGCAAACTTGGGATCGCCAGCCTCACCATCGGCTCGCTCACCGCGCTACCCTATCCTGACAGCCATTTCGACATGGTATTGTGCAACCATGTGATCGAGCACATACCGGAAAAAGCCGCTGCCCTGGCCGAACTCTGCCGCGTGCTGCGGCCCGGTGGCCTGATCGTGGTAGGCGTGCCGAACGAAGGCTGCTTGTTTGCCCGGCTGCGCAACAATGTCCTGCAGCGCTCAATCTTGCGGACCACCGACCATGTGCATTTCTTCACCGCCACCTCGCTGGACAGCGCGCTCACAGCCAGCGGCGTGAAGGTGCGGCTGGTGGCCCGGGAAGGCTTCTTCATGCCGCATATGGCTCTGGGCCGCCTGTTTGGCCGCATTGCCATCGGTCGAATGGCGATGGAAGCCATGGGGCGCCTGCTGCCGAGCCAATCCGCCGGGCTGATCGCGATCGGCGAACGACCGCCGCACTGA
- a CDS encoding thiamine pyrophosphate-dependent dehydrogenase E1 component subunit alpha yields the protein MTKLPVASLDPADLSRLYRKLRLIRRVEEETARIYPSDKIKSPVHLAIGQEAVSAAVCDVLRADDAASGTYRSHAVYLAKGGNVAAMMAEMYGKDTGCCRGKGGSMHIISPEANVLGSSAVVGTNIPIATGYGLKLKREAQGRVCAVFFGDGATEEGCFYESVNFAMLHRLPVLFVCENNGFAIHEPLSKRWSSEDICGRVSAFGMPVYRIADGDVLAIREAAAEAVARMRRGEGPSFIECKVYRWREHVGPAEDFDQGYRARSEAEPWMSNDQVARVGAMLDPTERAAIDAAIEAELAVAIEFAEASPFPAAQELYANVYA from the coding sequence ATGACCAAGCTCCCTGTCGCCAGCCTCGATCCGGCCGACCTGTCGCGGCTGTATCGGAAGCTCCGATTGATCCGTCGCGTTGAAGAGGAAACGGCCCGGATCTATCCCTCCGACAAGATCAAGAGTCCGGTTCATCTCGCCATCGGCCAGGAAGCCGTATCGGCGGCGGTATGCGACGTGTTGCGCGCCGACGATGCCGCCTCGGGCACATATCGCAGCCATGCCGTCTATCTGGCGAAAGGTGGCAATGTGGCGGCAATGATGGCGGAGATGTATGGCAAGGATACCGGCTGCTGCCGCGGCAAGGGCGGCTCGATGCATATCATTTCGCCGGAAGCGAATGTGCTCGGCTCCTCGGCGGTGGTTGGCACCAATATTCCGATTGCTACCGGCTATGGCCTGAAGCTGAAGCGCGAAGCGCAGGGCCGTGTCTGTGCCGTGTTCTTTGGCGATGGCGCCACCGAGGAAGGCTGCTTCTACGAGAGCGTGAATTTCGCGATGCTGCACCGGTTGCCGGTATTGTTCGTCTGTGAAAACAACGGCTTTGCGATCCATGAGCCGCTGTCCAAGCGCTGGTCCAGTGAAGATATCTGCGGTCGCGTGTCGGCTTTTGGCATGCCGGTATACCGAATCGCCGATGGTGACGTACTTGCTATCCGCGAGGCTGCCGCTGAAGCCGTTGCGCGCATGCGGCGCGGCGAAGGCCCCAGCTTCATCGAGTGCAAGGTCTACCGCTGGCGCGAGCATGTTGGCCCAGCGGAGGATTTTGACCAGGGCTATCGCGCGCGCAGTGAAGCAGAGCCTTGGATGAGCAACGACCAAGTGGCACGCGTCGGCGCGATGCTCGATCCCACCGAGCGTGCGGCCATCGACGCTGCCATCGAAGCGGAACTTGCAGTCGCCATCGAGTTCGCCGAAGCCTCGCCTTTCCCCGCCGCACAGGAGTTGTACGCCAATGTCTACGCCTGA
- a CDS encoding TVP38/TMEM64 family protein: MQLFADFFADVLLRLEEYRLLAMLAFIVLHVAAAALLLPCSQFTLLAGTLWGPAVGFALSSAGMLAAAATTHLLGRKVLAKRIDGAKGRFRRITDAVHNVAETVGPGWKPVLLLQGLPLVPASSTGYVFGVIGTPLHIFLPVTYIATLPQHALIVFSGTLLRDAVAVGEVRLYLAFVLPAVAVAFILLPVFQRRMRAWLSGRS; the protein is encoded by the coding sequence ATGCAGCTCTTTGCCGATTTTTTTGCCGATGTACTGCTGCGGTTGGAGGAATACCGGCTGCTGGCCATGCTGGCATTTATTGTGCTGCATGTGGCTGCGGCAGCATTGCTGCTGCCTTGCTCGCAATTCACCTTGCTGGCCGGCACCCTGTGGGGACCGGCGGTTGGCTTCGCGCTGTCATCAGCCGGCATGCTGGCTGCGGCGGCAACCACACATCTGCTGGGCCGGAAGGTGCTGGCAAAACGTATCGATGGTGCCAAGGGGCGTTTTCGACGCATAACCGATGCGGTGCATAATGTCGCCGAAACGGTTGGGCCGGGTTGGAAGCCGGTGCTGCTGCTTCAGGGGCTGCCGCTGGTGCCGGCCTCAAGCACCGGCTACGTTTTCGGTGTCATCGGCACGCCGCTGCACATCTTCCTGCCGGTAACGTATATCGCCACGTTGCCGCAGCATGCGCTGATCGTCTTCTCGGGCACCCTGCTGCGCGATGCGGTTGCGGTCGGCGAAGTCCGTCTCTACCTGGCTTTTGTGTTGCCGGCGGTGGCGGTAGCATTCATCCTGCTGCCGGTTTTCCAGCGCCGGATGCGGGCCTGGCTCTCCGGACGATCCTGA
- a CDS encoding alpha-ketoacid dehydrogenase subunit beta has translation MSTPERLLRYVDALAEAVAQEMERDPSVFVMGLDVDDHKAIQGSTRGLLQRFGADRVFTTPLSEDAMTGVAIGAAMAGMRPIHVHIRMDFLMLGMNQLVNMAAKAHYMYGGAVKVPMVVRCMIGKSWGQGAQHSQGLHSMFMHVPGLKVVAPSNAHDAKGCLIAAIRDDNPVIFMEHRLLYGLDAYVPEEPFAVELGKARIVAKGNDITIVGISNMLVECLRARELLAEQGIHAEVIDPITLSPLDSETVLQSVARTGKLLVVDNGWTMCGASAEILARVAETRATRGAVVQRMGFAPTTCPTSPPLEQLFYPNPATIAAAAHVLVRPDAEAWMPTADQAKLAYQAQFRGPF, from the coding sequence ATGTCTACGCCTGAGCGCCTGCTGCGCTATGTCGATGCGCTGGCCGAGGCCGTGGCGCAGGAAATGGAGCGGGATCCTAGCGTTTTCGTCATGGGCCTGGATGTGGACGACCACAAGGCGATTCAGGGCTCCACCCGAGGTCTGCTGCAGCGCTTTGGTGCTGACCGGGTTTTCACCACACCGCTGTCGGAAGATGCCATGACCGGCGTGGCTATCGGCGCGGCCATGGCGGGCATGCGGCCGATCCATGTGCATATCCGCATGGACTTCCTGATGCTGGGCATGAACCAGCTGGTGAACATGGCAGCGAAGGCGCATTACATGTATGGCGGCGCGGTGAAGGTGCCAATGGTGGTGCGCTGCATGATTGGCAAGTCATGGGGCCAGGGCGCCCAGCATAGCCAGGGCCTGCATTCCATGTTCATGCATGTGCCCGGCCTGAAGGTGGTGGCGCCGAGCAATGCCCATGATGCTAAGGGTTGCCTCATTGCCGCGATCCGCGACGATAATCCGGTGATCTTCATGGAGCATCGCCTACTCTATGGCCTGGATGCCTATGTGCCGGAAGAGCCGTTTGCGGTCGAACTGGGCAAGGCGCGCATCGTCGCCAAGGGCAATGACATCACCATTGTCGGCATTTCCAACATGCTGGTGGAATGCCTGCGGGCTCGCGAATTGCTGGCCGAGCAGGGCATCCACGCCGAAGTGATCGATCCGATCACGCTATCGCCGCTGGATAGCGAAACAGTGCTGCAATCGGTCGCCCGCACCGGCAAGCTGCTGGTGGTGGATAATGGCTGGACAATGTGTGGCGCCAGTGCGGAAATCCTAGCCCGCGTTGCCGAAACACGCGCGACGCGCGGTGCCGTAGTGCAGCGCATGGGTTTCGCACCCACTACCTGCCCCACCTCGCCGCCGCTGGAGCAACTTTTCTATCCGAACCCCGCCACCATCGCCGCCGCCGCTCATGTCTTGGTGCGGCCCGATGCAGAGGCCTGGATGCCTACCGCAGACCAGGCCAAGCTGGCGTATCAGGCGCAATTTCGCGGCCCCTTCTGA
- a CDS encoding winged helix-turn-helix domain-containing protein, with amino-acid sequence MNADDARHATDQHLRETLDLLNAVEGTENANQRSLAKQVGVAVGLVNALLRRAINKGYIKVSEAPARRFAYYLTPHGFAEKGRLVSQYLSDSLDFFRRVRAEYSELLRPLGADARVFLAGAGELAEIANLSAQESGLRLRGVIDGKTNRETVHGLAVLRDLELVGPQDLVVITDSQMPQETYDRLATVLRPEQILHPPVLRIASRPIPGP; translated from the coding sequence ATGAACGCCGATGATGCCCGCCATGCTACAGACCAGCACCTGCGCGAGACGCTGGACCTGCTGAATGCTGTCGAGGGAACGGAAAACGCTAACCAGCGCTCCCTCGCCAAGCAGGTCGGCGTCGCCGTGGGGCTGGTGAACGCCCTGCTGCGGCGGGCCATCAACAAGGGCTACATCAAGGTATCGGAAGCGCCCGCCCGCCGCTTCGCCTATTACCTCACGCCCCATGGTTTTGCCGAAAAAGGCCGTCTGGTTTCGCAGTATTTATCGGATTCCCTGGATTTCTTCCGGCGCGTTCGAGCTGAATACAGCGAGCTGCTACGCCCGCTCGGCGCCGATGCCCGCGTTTTCCTGGCTGGTGCCGGCGAGCTTGCCGAAATCGCCAATCTCAGTGCCCAGGAATCCGGCCTCAGGCTTCGTGGCGTGATCGATGGCAAGACCAACCGGGAAACCGTCCATGGCCTGGCGGTATTACGCGACCTGGAACTCGTCGGCCCGCAAGACCTGGTAGTGATCACCGACAGCCAGATGCCCCAGGAAACCTACGACCGCCTGGCCACTGTGTTGCGGCCGGAGCAAATCCTGCACCCCCCAGTGCTCCGCATTGCCAGCCGGCCGATACCCGGGCCATAA
- a CDS encoding methyltransferase domain-containing protein, protein MFESSDLSVLCCPVCKSDLTFGQDKLHCAPCTRDYPVVDGIPRLLHLDGGANYNTMWDYKWTELDGGRGYNYEIIEQGTPAYEVHNVIRYFEEDGEAFADIKDAEVCLDIGCGTAQYSVRLLQLGAKRVYAFDLTRGVDVGRRIIAQRYPEFLDRIVFVQANAKYLPVKSDRADFAMALASIHHSGFLEACISEVARATAKAKRLAIWIYARPLLPLGDKYRTGPLAYLMLIARMAHLLYTELLHNIFMRLPNDMLVAVLRVLATDTVYKLRNLPILGRVVAFFTPGITSHSDKGYRLINLYDAYSPSYAEAADEGDAIRWGKTFGFRILSFVSWRLGFVAEKK, encoded by the coding sequence ATGTTTGAATCCAGCGATCTTTCGGTTCTCTGCTGCCCGGTCTGCAAGAGCGACCTTACCTTCGGGCAGGACAAACTCCACTGCGCCCCCTGCACGCGCGACTATCCGGTCGTCGACGGGATTCCCCGCCTGCTGCATCTGGATGGCGGCGCCAACTACAACACCATGTGGGACTACAAGTGGACCGAGCTGGATGGCGGCCGCGGCTACAATTACGAGATTATCGAGCAGGGCACGCCGGCCTATGAGGTACACAACGTCATCCGCTACTTCGAGGAGGACGGCGAGGCGTTCGCTGACATCAAAGATGCGGAAGTCTGTCTGGATATCGGCTGCGGCACGGCGCAATACAGCGTGCGGCTGCTGCAGCTTGGCGCCAAGCGCGTCTATGCCTTCGACCTGACACGCGGCGTTGATGTCGGCCGGCGGATCATCGCGCAGCGCTATCCCGAATTTCTCGACCGCATCGTGTTCGTGCAGGCTAATGCCAAGTACCTGCCAGTGAAAAGCGACCGCGCCGATTTCGCCATGGCCCTGGCCTCGATCCATCATTCCGGCTTCCTTGAAGCCTGCATCAGTGAAGTGGCACGCGCCACCGCCAAGGCGAAGCGGCTGGCGATCTGGATCTATGCCCGGCCTTTGCTGCCGCTTGGCGACAAATACCGCACCGGGCCGCTGGCCTACCTGATGCTGATCGCCCGGATGGCCCACCTGCTTTATACCGAGTTGCTGCACAACATCTTCATGCGCCTGCCCAACGACATGCTGGTGGCAGTGCTGCGCGTGCTGGCGACGGACACGGTATACAAGCTGCGCAACCTGCCGATCCTCGGCCGCGTGGTCGCTTTCTTCACCCCCGGCATCACCAGCCATAGCGACAAGGGTTACCGCCTGATCAATCTCTACGACGCCTATTCGCCGAGCTATGCCGAGGCGGCAGATGAAGGCGATGCGATCCGCTGGGGTAAGACGTTCGGCTTCCGCATCCTCAGCTTCGTTTCCTGGCGCCTCGGCTTCGTGGCGGAAAAGAAATGA
- the asnB gene encoding asparagine synthase (glutamine-hydrolyzing) encodes MCGINGLVSTQPETAEAPAWIAAMNDALRHRGPDGGSIHIMPHMAFGHRRLSIIDLSERGTQPMLSADGSLVMVCNGEIYNYRALRRELARDGYRFQSDTDVEVILPLYQRYGERCVEHLVGMFAFALWDNKQQRLLLARDRIGEKPLYFAEAGGMLAFSSEIKGLRRLPWVDRSLNEAAIPLLLAYQSLPAPHSIHRGIEQLAPAEILIWQNGNSRRQRYWKLDFSRRHAWRQDEALEAYGTLLAETVRDELIADVPVGVMLSGGVDSSTIARFARQADPAINTYCIGHNPPGGEDEEFRRAGIAAELLHTRHRNVDVGEIDIAQAVGVIAHYDQPMSSFVMLYADLLARQMSQEVKVVLSGNGADEVFAGYAGYARIPMRQRLDILARPWPPVLSRLLPAQLRSSGALLLTNAKLPLAERRGRSLDAAARTLMQRLATPAFAARWQDDEPGRYAAAAARECNPETLLDATIYSDLMVCHQHGHAVIGDMSGMRHGLELRAPFLSHPIAEFAASLPASLLLGERPAPQNTKWIMKQHLTQVLPESLVHAPKIGFGYSIQLHDLLRHAWRPAVEECLLRGRYLELGVFSREGAAWAIDHSYMAACLLLSFSIWAETALFGADAAELGQRLAALNVAASRVI; translated from the coding sequence ATGTGCGGCATAAACGGCCTGGTCTCAACCCAGCCTGAAACAGCGGAGGCTCCGGCCTGGATAGCAGCGATGAATGACGCGCTGCGCCACCGCGGCCCCGATGGTGGATCGATCCATATCATGCCGCATATGGCCTTCGGCCACCGCAGACTGAGCATCATCGACCTGAGCGAGCGCGGGACGCAGCCGATGCTCAGCGCCGATGGCAGCCTAGTCATGGTCTGCAACGGCGAAATCTACAATTACCGCGCGCTGCGCCGCGAATTGGCCCGCGATGGCTACCGCTTCCAGAGCGATACCGATGTAGAAGTGATCCTGCCGCTCTACCAGCGCTATGGCGAGCGCTGCGTCGAACATCTGGTCGGCATGTTCGCCTTCGCGCTGTGGGACAACAAACAGCAGCGCCTGCTGCTAGCGCGCGACCGCATCGGTGAGAAACCACTCTATTTCGCCGAGGCCGGTGGCATGCTGGCTTTCAGTTCTGAGATCAAGGGATTGCGGCGATTGCCATGGGTGGATCGCAGCCTCAATGAAGCGGCTATTCCCTTGCTGCTGGCCTACCAGAGCCTCCCCGCGCCGCACAGCATCCATCGCGGCATCGAGCAATTGGCGCCGGCCGAGATTCTGATCTGGCAGAACGGAAATTCGCGACGCCAACGCTACTGGAAGCTCGATTTCAGCCGCCGGCACGCCTGGCGGCAGGACGAAGCGTTGGAAGCCTATGGCACATTGCTGGCCGAAACCGTGCGCGACGAACTGATCGCCGATGTGCCGGTAGGCGTGATGCTGTCGGGCGGTGTCGATTCCAGTACGATTGCCCGCTTCGCCAGGCAGGCCGATCCTGCCATCAACACCTATTGCATCGGACATAATCCACCGGGCGGCGAGGATGAGGAATTTCGCCGTGCCGGAATCGCCGCGGAGCTGCTGCATACCCGGCACCGCAATGTGGATGTCGGCGAGATCGATATCGCACAGGCGGTCGGCGTGATCGCGCATTACGACCAGCCGATGTCGTCGTTCGTGATGCTTTATGCCGACCTGCTGGCGCGGCAGATGAGCCAGGAAGTGAAAGTGGTACTGTCTGGCAACGGCGCTGACGAGGTTTTCGCCGGCTATGCCGGCTATGCGCGGATACCGATGCGCCAGCGCCTGGACATCCTGGCGCGGCCTTGGCCACCGGTCTTAAGCCGGCTGCTGCCGGCGCAGCTACGATCCAGTGGTGCGCTGCTACTGACCAACGCCAAGCTGCCATTGGCGGAGCGGCGGGGACGTAGCCTGGATGCCGCCGCCCGCACTCTGATGCAGCGCCTAGCCACACCCGCCTTCGCCGCGCGCTGGCAAGACGACGAGCCGGGTCGCTATGCCGCAGCCGCCGCGCGCGAATGCAACCCCGAAACCCTGCTCGATGCAACGATCTACAGTGACTTGATGGTATGCCACCAGCATGGCCATGCCGTGATCGGCGACATGTCGGGCATGCGGCATGGGCTGGAATTGCGGGCACCGTTCCTGTCGCATCCGATTGCGGAATTTGCCGCGTCGCTGCCGGCAAGTCTGCTATTGGGCGAGCGGCCTGCGCCGCAGAATACGAAATGGATCATGAAGCAGCATCTTACCCAGGTGCTGCCCGAAAGTCTGGTGCATGCGCCGAAGATCGGCTTCGGCTACAGCATCCAGCTGCATGACTTGCTGCGCCATGCCTGGCGGCCGGCGGTGGAGGAATGCCTGCTGCGCGGCCGCTATCTCGAACTCGGCGTGTTCAGCCGCGAAGGCGCCGCCTGGGCCATCGACCATTCCTACATGGCGGCCTGTCTGCTGCTGTCGTTTTCGATCTGGGCCGAAACGGCGCTGTTCGGTGCTGATGCTGCCGAACTCGGCCAGCGCCTGGCCGCCCTCAATGTTGCTGCGAGCCGCGTCATATGA